The Nocardioides panzhihuensis genome has a segment encoding these proteins:
- a CDS encoding Mur ligase family protein, with protein MWIVLVTSALTLVSYYRWLRVAQREHYEPTRLFAIEWIWIKARPVEAILLGAVVVVCLASFVLPYGALVGALLFVGWPVGMSFVGAKRLVWTDRVKRLAGVLFVLHALVTVLIALLAPAAAGLLPVLAVPLSEAALAIMWPTEKAMAKKWQVQAAATIKKVNPKIVAITGSYGKTSTKNYATHLMQGRWSTLASPASFNNAMGLSRAVNDRLQPGTDIFVAEMGTYGPGEIAALTEIFPPEVAAITTIGEAHLERMKSRETIVKAKSEILPNAATVVLNIDVPELALIAENLRASKRVIACSAVPGTAAQVVVTDGALTIGNETYAVELPDEVGHPINVAIAVGLALAVDVPIETITQRLASIPGTPHRAEANKTPGGVWVVDDTFNSNPTGAAAALAKAKRLAGEAGTVWTITPGMVELGTEQAARNVEFAQAATASDKMQLCIVGRTNRKALRAGDPSRIHEFDSRKAAADHALTAAKEGDVVLYENDLPDHYA; from the coding sequence ATGTGGATCGTCCTGGTCACCTCCGCGCTGACCCTGGTCTCGTACTACCGCTGGCTGCGGGTAGCCCAGCGTGAGCACTACGAGCCGACGCGACTGTTCGCGATCGAGTGGATCTGGATCAAGGCCCGTCCGGTCGAGGCGATCCTGCTCGGCGCGGTCGTCGTGGTCTGCCTGGCCTCGTTCGTGCTGCCCTACGGTGCGCTCGTCGGGGCGCTGCTGTTCGTCGGCTGGCCGGTCGGGATGAGCTTCGTGGGCGCCAAGCGCCTGGTCTGGACGGATCGGGTCAAGCGCCTGGCCGGGGTGCTCTTCGTGCTCCACGCCCTCGTGACCGTCCTGATCGCGCTGCTGGCCCCGGCCGCCGCCGGCCTGCTCCCGGTCCTCGCGGTCCCGCTGTCCGAGGCGGCGCTGGCGATCATGTGGCCGACCGAGAAGGCGATGGCGAAGAAGTGGCAGGTGCAGGCCGCCGCCACCATCAAGAAGGTCAACCCCAAGATCGTCGCGATCACGGGCTCCTACGGCAAGACCTCGACGAAGAACTACGCCACCCACCTGATGCAGGGGCGGTGGTCGACGCTGGCCTCGCCGGCGAGCTTCAACAACGCGATGGGCCTCTCCCGTGCGGTCAACGACCGTCTCCAGCCCGGCACCGACATCTTCGTGGCCGAGATGGGGACCTACGGTCCGGGCGAGATCGCCGCGCTGACCGAGATCTTCCCGCCCGAGGTCGCCGCGATCACCACGATCGGCGAGGCTCACCTGGAGCGGATGAAGTCGCGCGAGACGATCGTGAAGGCGAAGTCGGAGATCCTCCCGAACGCCGCCACCGTGGTGCTCAACATCGACGTACCCGAGCTAGCTCTCATCGCCGAGAACCTCCGCGCCAGCAAGCGCGTCATCGCCTGCTCCGCGGTGCCCGGCACCGCCGCTCAGGTCGTGGTGACAGACGGCGCGCTCACGATCGGCAACGAGACGTACGCCGTCGAGCTGCCCGACGAGGTCGGGCACCCGATCAACGTCGCGATCGCAGTCGGCCTCGCTCTCGCGGTCGACGTCCCGATCGAGACGATCACCCAGCGGCTGGCGTCGATCCCCGGCACACCCCACCGGGCCGAGGCCAACAAGACGCCCGGCGGCGTCTGGGTCGTCGACGACACCTTCAACTCCAACCCCACCGGCGCCGCCGCGGCGCTCGCGAAGGCGAAGCGGCTGGCGGGGGAGGCGGGCACGGTGTGGACCATCACTCCCGGTATGGTCGAGCTGGGCACGGAGCAGGCCGCGCGCAACGTCGAGTTCGCGCAGGCTGCCACTGCCTCCGACAAGATGCAGCTGTGCATCGTCGGTCGCACCAACCGAAAAGCGCTGCGTGCGGGGGACCCGTCGCGCATCCACGAGTTCGACAGCCGCAAGGCGGCAGCGGATCATGCTCTGACCGCGGCCAAGGAGGGCGACGTGGTGCTTTACGAGAACGACCTCCCCGACCACTACGCGTAG
- a CDS encoding trans-sulfuration enzyme family protein — protein sequence MDHKPATIAVHAGRPAHEPDQPLNVPITMASTYVAGGEKEYGRYTNDTWVAFEETLGRLEGGRALSFASGLAAIATLLDLVNDSVVVATEQSYLGTIGQLADLEGRGRLTARLADFSDTAAVVKLLEKLDGEVALVWVETPTNPGMQLADLPAIIAAAHKAGARVVVDNTFATPLLQQPLALGADIVIHSATKFIAGHSDVVMGAVVVSDDTLWEVLKARRDLLGAIPGPFEAWLALRGLRTLHLRVERSAANAAELAERLAAHPAVAEVRYPGFGGMLAAVLPTAEQADFLTHATSLWVHATSLGGVESTFERRRRWKTESATVPDGLVRMSVGIEDVDDLWDDLAQALDRIDR from the coding sequence ATGGATCACAAGCCCGCCACCATCGCCGTCCACGCCGGGCGGCCGGCCCACGAGCCCGACCAGCCGCTCAACGTACCGATCACGATGGCCTCGACCTATGTGGCCGGCGGGGAGAAGGAGTACGGGCGCTACACGAACGACACCTGGGTGGCCTTCGAGGAGACGCTCGGGCGCCTCGAGGGAGGGCGGGCGCTGTCGTTCGCCTCCGGGCTCGCGGCGATCGCGACGCTGCTCGACCTGGTCAACGACTCCGTCGTCGTGGCGACCGAGCAGAGCTACCTGGGGACCATCGGCCAGCTGGCCGACCTCGAGGGGCGCGGCCGGCTGACCGCACGCCTCGCGGACTTCTCCGACACCGCCGCGGTCGTGAAGCTGCTCGAGAAGCTCGACGGCGAGGTCGCGCTGGTGTGGGTCGAGACGCCGACCAACCCGGGGATGCAGCTCGCCGACCTGCCGGCGATCATCGCTGCCGCGCACAAGGCCGGAGCGCGGGTCGTGGTGGACAACACCTTCGCCACTCCCCTGCTCCAGCAGCCGCTCGCACTCGGCGCGGACATCGTCATCCACTCGGCCACGAAGTTCATCGCCGGCCACTCCGATGTCGTCATGGGTGCGGTCGTCGTCTCCGACGACACCCTGTGGGAGGTGCTCAAGGCCCGCCGCGATCTGCTCGGCGCGATCCCCGGCCCGTTCGAGGCCTGGTTGGCGCTTCGGGGGCTTCGTACGCTGCACCTGCGCGTCGAGCGCTCCGCCGCCAACGCGGCGGAGCTCGCCGAGCGGCTGGCCGCGCACCCGGCCGTCGCGGAGGTCCGCTACCCGGGGTTCGGCGGCATGCTCGCAGCCGTCCTCCCGACCGCGGAGCAGGCCGACTTCCTCACCCACGCCACCTCGCTGTGGGTCCACGCGACGTCCCTGGGCGGTGTCGAGTCCACCTTCGAGCGCCGGCGCCGCTGGAAGACCGAGTCCGCGACCGTCCCCGACGGGCTGGTGCGGATGTCGGTCGGCATCGAGGACGTCGACGACCTGTGGGACGACCTCGCCCAGGCTCTCGACCGCATCGACCGCTAG
- a CDS encoding Lrp/AsnC family transcriptional regulator codes for MVVQAYILIQTDVGKAAEVATEIGKIQGVTLAEDVTGPYDVIVRAEARNVDELGKLVVARVQNLEGITRTLTCPVVHI; via the coding sequence ATGGTCGTACAGGCGTACATCCTCATCCAGACGGACGTCGGCAAGGCCGCGGAGGTCGCCACCGAGATCGGCAAGATCCAGGGCGTGACCCTGGCCGAGGACGTCACCGGTCCGTACGACGTGATCGTCCGCGCCGAGGCCCGCAACGTCGACGAGCTCGGGAAGCTGGTCGTGGCCCGTGTGCAGAACCTCGAGGGCATCACCCGCACGCTGACCTGCCCGGTCGTGCACATCTGA
- a CDS encoding DAK2 domain-containing protein, with the protein MAEVKLDLFRRFGDLATDALASHREEIDALNVFPVPDSDTGTNLYLTIAAARDRLREFTGPDWREGLRAFSRGALLGARGNSGVILAEMIGALLRRLVQATDEERTATVFADALRKAGNAAYAAVGEPQEGTMLSVLSAAADAAVACVEADDTARTRDVMSVAAGAAREALARTPEQLPMLAAAGVIDAGGRGICVLLDAFETALTGRRPSPQAPMPHTPHIPIPTVMGAADGHALEPGGPSYEVMYLLDAEDAAIADLRKRLQPLGDSLVVVGGEGIWNVHVHVDDVGAAIEAGINAGRPHRIHVTHFAEQIAGQQHRHATRSGRAVIAFAAGPGLAELFRGAGAIVIEGGPRRRPTTSELLEAITASGAAEVIVLPNDVPTRQSGEAAARTAEDDLDINVAVIPTRSQVQGLAAIAVHEPGRKFDKDVLEMTATARHARHGAVTISNTRAITMAGPCMPGDALGVLDGDFVKVGQDLETCATYVLARLIGGGGELVTLVSGLEDPKGELAEAVAAWLAANHPAVDVMVYDGGQERYPLLMSVE; encoded by the coding sequence GTGGCCGAGGTCAAGCTCGATCTGTTCCGCCGGTTCGGCGACCTGGCGACCGACGCGCTCGCGTCGCACCGCGAGGAGATCGACGCGCTCAACGTCTTCCCCGTCCCCGACAGCGACACCGGCACCAACCTCTACCTGACCATCGCCGCAGCCCGTGACCGGTTGCGCGAGTTCACCGGCCCCGACTGGCGAGAGGGGCTGCGCGCCTTCTCCCGCGGCGCGCTGTTGGGCGCCCGCGGCAACTCCGGCGTGATCCTGGCCGAGATGATCGGCGCTCTGCTGCGCCGCCTGGTCCAGGCCACCGATGAGGAGCGCACCGCCACGGTCTTCGCCGACGCGCTGCGCAAGGCGGGCAACGCCGCGTACGCAGCGGTGGGGGAGCCCCAGGAAGGCACCATGCTCAGCGTGCTCAGCGCGGCCGCGGACGCCGCCGTGGCGTGCGTCGAGGCCGATGACACCGCCCGCACGCGCGACGTGATGTCGGTCGCCGCGGGTGCGGCCCGCGAAGCCCTGGCCCGTACGCCGGAGCAGCTGCCCATGCTCGCGGCCGCAGGGGTGATCGACGCCGGTGGCCGCGGGATCTGCGTCCTCCTCGACGCCTTCGAGACCGCTCTGACGGGGCGCCGCCCCAGCCCGCAGGCGCCGATGCCCCACACCCCGCACATCCCGATCCCGACGGTCATGGGTGCGGCCGACGGACATGCCCTGGAGCCGGGCGGCCCGTCGTACGAGGTGATGTATCTGCTCGACGCCGAGGACGCGGCGATCGCCGACCTCCGCAAGCGGCTCCAGCCGCTGGGGGACTCGCTCGTCGTCGTCGGTGGCGAGGGCATCTGGAACGTCCACGTCCACGTCGACGACGTCGGGGCCGCGATCGAGGCCGGGATCAACGCCGGGCGACCGCATCGGATCCACGTGACCCACTTCGCCGAGCAGATCGCCGGGCAGCAGCATCGCCACGCCACCCGCAGCGGCCGGGCGGTGATCGCGTTCGCGGCCGGACCGGGCCTCGCCGAGCTCTTCCGGGGTGCTGGGGCGATCGTGATCGAGGGCGGCCCGCGTCGTCGCCCGACGACCTCCGAGCTGCTCGAGGCGATCACCGCCTCGGGTGCCGCCGAGGTGATCGTGCTGCCCAACGACGTGCCGACCCGACAGTCGGGGGAGGCCGCTGCCCGCACCGCCGAGGACGACCTCGACATCAACGTCGCGGTGATCCCGACCCGTAGCCAGGTGCAGGGGCTGGCGGCGATCGCGGTCCACGAGCCGGGGCGGAAGTTCGACAAGGACGTGCTGGAGATGACCGCCACCGCACGACACGCGCGGCACGGCGCGGTCACCATCTCGAACACCCGAGCGATTACCATGGCAGGGCCGTGTATGCCGGGCGACGCGCTCGGGGTGCTCGACGGAGACTTCGTCAAGGTCGGCCAAGACCTGGAGACATGCGCGACCTACGTCCTCGCCCGGCTCATCGGTGGCGGTGGCGAGCTGGTCACGCTGGTCTCCGGGCTCGAGGACCCCAAGGGCGAGCTCGCCGAGGCTGTCGCGGCGTGGCTGGCTGCCAACCATCCGGCCGTTGATGTGATGGTGTACGACGGAGGCCAGGAGCGCTATCCCCTCCTGATGTCGGTCGAGTAG
- the ggt gene encoding gamma-glutamyltransferase yields the protein MLGRRSAVVATLAGGALALATLVPYGGAAAAPQERLVPPPKVPTAVGYGGAVASVDADASRVGLEVLRKGGNATDAAVATAAALGVTEPYSAGIGGGGFFVHYSARTGEVETIDGREKAPAAMPRDAFIDPETGKEYPFFPDMVTSGASVGVPGTPLTWDKALRKWGTRSLGQSLAPAARLARHGFVVDETFRQQTVDNAERFAAIDSTAELFLPGGSAPEVGSRFRNPDIAKTYDLLARKGVKAFYRGPLAEEIAATVAAPPKSADTDLPVPAGWVTTEDLAAYTAPDREPTHSTYQGLDIYGMAPPSSGGTSVGEALNILERYDLAGMNDTEAYHHLLEASAISFADRGAYLGDADHVDVPVEALLDDTFAAERACTLDPAAAQPKPVAAGDAYDFDGVCDGATGPGETAKDTENLETTNLTVVDRWGNVVEYTLTIEQTGGSGITVPGRGFILNNELTDFSTTYRADDPNRIEPNKRPRSSMAPTIVLSEGRPVLAVGSPGGSTIITTVLQILVERLARDRTLPEAMAAPRASQRNAASTGAEPAFIETYGPPLTSLGHRFASTAELGAATAIEIGPDGLLTAAAEPWRRGGGSALVVRPVD from the coding sequence ATGCTCGGACGCCGCTCTGCAGTTGTCGCCACCCTGGCCGGAGGCGCGCTCGCCCTGGCCACCCTGGTCCCGTACGGAGGGGCAGCCGCCGCTCCGCAGGAACGGCTCGTGCCGCCACCGAAGGTGCCCACCGCGGTGGGCTACGGCGGCGCGGTGGCGAGCGTCGACGCCGACGCGAGCCGGGTGGGGCTGGAGGTGCTGCGCAAGGGCGGCAATGCGACCGACGCCGCGGTCGCGACCGCAGCCGCGCTCGGTGTGACGGAGCCCTACTCGGCCGGCATCGGCGGGGGCGGCTTCTTCGTGCACTACTCGGCACGCACCGGTGAGGTGGAGACCATCGATGGACGGGAGAAGGCGCCGGCTGCGATGCCTCGCGACGCGTTCATCGATCCCGAGACGGGGAAGGAGTATCCGTTCTTCCCCGACATGGTCACCAGCGGTGCCTCGGTCGGGGTGCCGGGCACCCCGCTGACCTGGGACAAGGCGCTGAGGAAGTGGGGCACGCGCTCGCTGGGGCAGTCGCTCGCGCCGGCCGCACGACTGGCGCGGCACGGCTTCGTCGTCGACGAGACCTTCCGTCAGCAGACCGTCGACAACGCCGAACGTTTCGCAGCGATCGATTCCACGGCCGAACTGTTCCTTCCGGGAGGATCCGCGCCCGAGGTGGGCAGCCGGTTCCGCAACCCCGACATCGCGAAGACCTACGATCTGCTCGCCCGCAAGGGCGTGAAGGCCTTCTACCGCGGCCCGCTGGCGGAGGAGATCGCCGCGACGGTGGCCGCGCCGCCCAAGAGCGCCGATACCGACCTGCCGGTCCCGGCCGGCTGGGTGACCACCGAGGATCTCGCCGCCTACACCGCGCCCGACCGCGAGCCGACCCACTCGACCTACCAGGGCCTGGACATCTATGGGATGGCACCGCCGTCCTCCGGCGGCACCTCGGTGGGAGAGGCGCTCAACATCCTGGAGCGATACGACCTCGCCGGGATGAACGACACCGAGGCCTACCACCACCTGCTCGAGGCGAGTGCGATCAGCTTCGCCGACCGTGGGGCCTACCTCGGCGACGCCGACCATGTCGACGTGCCCGTCGAGGCGCTGCTCGACGACACCTTCGCCGCCGAGCGGGCGTGCACGCTCGACCCCGCGGCGGCGCAGCCGAAGCCGGTGGCGGCCGGCGATGCGTACGACTTCGACGGGGTCTGCGACGGCGCGACCGGTCCCGGTGAGACCGCCAAGGACACCGAGAACCTGGAGACGACCAACCTGACCGTGGTCGACCGATGGGGCAACGTCGTCGAATACACGCTGACGATCGAGCAGACCGGCGGATCCGGGATCACCGTGCCCGGGCGTGGTTTCATCCTCAACAACGAGCTGACCGACTTCTCGACGACCTACCGGGCCGACGACCCCAACCGGATCGAGCCCAACAAGCGCCCACGCAGCTCGATGGCGCCCACGATCGTCCTGTCCGAGGGCCGTCCGGTCCTGGCGGTCGGGTCGCCCGGCGGATCGACGATCATCACCACCGTGCTCCAGATCCTCGTCGAGCGGCTCGCGCGTGACCGGACGCTGCCGGAGGCGATGGCCGCGCCGCGGGCCTCGCAGCGCAACGCTGCGAGCACCGGCGCCGAGCCGGCGTTCATCGAGACGTACGGGCCGCCGCTGACATCGCTGGGCCACCGCTTCGCCTCGACCGCCGAGCTCGGTGCGGCCACCGCGATCGAGATCGGCCCGGACGGGCTGCTGACGGCCGCCGCGGAGCCTTGGCGGCGGGGTGGCGGGTCAGCGCTGGTGGTGAGGCCGGTCGACTAG
- a CDS encoding D-alanine--D-alanine ligase family protein, giving the protein MSTPPLSGPVAVIAGGLSHERDVSLASGRNLVRELSALGVEVAAYDFDRALLHNLERDKAVVALPALHGQFGEDGEIQTLLELIGIPYVGTVSTSCRVAFDKAAARELLRRGGIPVPESVSLSSTTFRDVGAPVLMEHVISRMGERVVVKPSRGGSALGVTGVDGLSALPAALVKTYAYCDEALIERFYAGIDVSVVVHETDEGPQSLTPIAIDFSKGHEFDFAARYTAEFVGFGRPDLPDALLTELGETAVRAHELLGMRDISRTDFMVTPDGAFVVLEVAITPGATETSVFPFAAKHDGTSMGEVTLALLKRALAR; this is encoded by the coding sequence ATGAGCACACCTCCTCTTTCCGGGCCCGTCGCCGTCATCGCCGGCGGGCTGAGCCACGAGCGCGACGTGTCGCTGGCCTCGGGCCGCAACCTCGTGCGCGAGCTGTCGGCGCTGGGAGTGGAGGTGGCGGCGTACGACTTCGACCGGGCGCTGCTGCACAACCTCGAACGCGACAAGGCGGTCGTGGCGCTGCCGGCGCTGCACGGCCAGTTCGGTGAGGACGGCGAGATCCAGACGCTCCTGGAGCTGATCGGGATCCCGTACGTCGGCACCGTCTCCACCTCCTGCCGGGTCGCGTTCGACAAGGCGGCCGCCCGGGAGCTCCTGCGCCGCGGCGGCATCCCGGTCCCGGAGTCCGTCTCGCTCTCCTCCACGACGTTCCGCGACGTCGGCGCCCCGGTGCTGATGGAGCACGTCATCTCGCGGATGGGCGAGCGCGTCGTGGTCAAGCCCTCGCGCGGCGGATCGGCGCTCGGCGTCACCGGCGTCGACGGCCTCTCCGCCCTTCCTGCGGCCCTGGTCAAGACCTACGCCTACTGCGACGAGGCGCTCATCGAACGCTTCTACGCCGGCATCGACGTCTCCGTGGTCGTCCACGAGACCGACGAGGGCCCGCAGTCTCTGACCCCGATCGCCATCGACTTCAGCAAAGGCCACGAGTTCGACTTCGCGGCTCGCTACACCGCCGAGTTCGTCGGCTTCGGCCGCCCCGACCTCCCCGACGCGCTGCTCACCGAGCTCGGCGAGACCGCCGTCCGCGCCCACGAGCTGCTCGGCATGCGCGACATCTCCCGCACCGACTTCATGGTCACCCCCGACGGCGCCTTCGTCGTCCTCGAGGTCGCGATCACCCCCGGCGCCACCGAGACCAGCGTCTTCCCCTTCGCCGCCAAGCACGACGGCACCTCGATGGGCGAGGTCACCCTCGCCCTCCTCAAGCGCGCTCTCGCCCGCTGA
- a CDS encoding thiamine-phosphate kinase: MAFPRDSTLADVGEFGLITEMTKHFAQGEQVLVGPGDDAALLRVKHGHVVVSTDLLVEGRHFRRDWAEASHIGHRAAGQNLADIAAMGGVAHSMTLGLALPSDLPAEWAVDFAEGFAAECALVGASVVGGDVTGADQIVISVTAIGAVAQAPVLRSGAEPGDVLALCGRQGWAAAGLAILKRGFRSPRVLVDAYRRPQPPYAAGPAAAAAGASALIDVSDGLLAEARHIADASEVSIDVHTSALTISEELKAVASATGADPLAFVLGGGEDHSLLAAFPPDAELPEGWTVIGTIGEPGEEPVTVDGELYEGTTGWTHF; this comes from the coding sequence ATGGCTTTTCCGAGGGACTCGACACTCGCCGACGTCGGTGAGTTCGGGCTGATCACCGAGATGACCAAGCACTTCGCCCAGGGAGAGCAGGTGCTGGTCGGCCCCGGCGACGACGCCGCGCTGCTGCGGGTCAAGCATGGTCACGTGGTGGTCTCGACCGACCTGCTCGTCGAGGGACGACACTTCAGGCGGGACTGGGCCGAGGCGTCTCACATCGGCCACCGGGCCGCCGGTCAGAACCTCGCCGACATCGCCGCGATGGGCGGCGTCGCGCACTCCATGACTCTCGGGCTCGCCCTTCCGTCGGACCTTCCGGCCGAGTGGGCGGTCGACTTCGCGGAGGGGTTCGCCGCGGAGTGTGCGCTGGTCGGGGCCTCCGTGGTCGGAGGCGACGTCACCGGCGCGGACCAGATCGTCATCTCCGTGACCGCCATCGGCGCGGTCGCCCAGGCGCCGGTGCTCCGCTCGGGCGCCGAGCCCGGCGACGTACTCGCCCTGTGCGGCCGCCAGGGGTGGGCCGCCGCCGGCCTGGCGATCCTCAAGCGCGGGTTCCGGTCACCGCGCGTGCTCGTCGACGCCTACCGGCGTCCCCAGCCGCCGTACGCCGCCGGCCCCGCCGCCGCAGCCGCTGGTGCGTCGGCTCTGATCGACGTCTCCGACGGGCTCCTGGCCGAGGCCAGGCACATCGCCGACGCCTCGGAGGTCTCCATCGACGTGCACACCTCGGCGCTGACCATCTCCGAGGAGCTCAAGGCGGTCGCCTCGGCGACGGGAGCCGATCCGCTCGCCTTCGTACTGGGCGGGGGAGAGGATCACTCCCTGCTCGCCGCGTTCCCGCCCGACGCCGAGCTGCCGGAGGGGTGGACCGTGATCGGTACGATCGGCGAGCCCGGAGAAGAGCCGGTCACCGTCGACGGTGAGCTCTACGAGGGCACGACCGGCTGGACGCACTTCTGA
- the rpmB gene encoding 50S ribosomal protein L28, protein MAAVCDICDKKPGFGNNRPWSKKATRRRFDPNIQRVRAVINGTPKRMNVCTTCIKAGKVAR, encoded by the coding sequence GTGGCTGCCGTCTGCGACATCTGCGACAAGAAGCCGGGCTTCGGCAACAACCGGCCGTGGTCCAAGAAGGCGACCAGGCGCCGCTTCGACCCCAACATCCAGCGCGTCCGCGCCGTTATCAACGGCACTCCGAAGCGCATGAATGTCTGCACGACCTGCATCAAGGCCGGCAAGGTCGCTCGCTGA
- a CDS encoding class I SAM-dependent methyltransferase: MSIPTPTPRARRVNEIFDFSAGCGLEIGPLHQPLIPRGAAEVSYLDLYDRDRLYESYAEHSNVNHDTIPEIDYPMWDGTRMRTLDEAAKEGAPFDWALASHVVEHVPDLIGWLAQVEAVTAPDGALVLVVPDRRYTFDAHRPPTTIGQILQAYEAGDTTPSVRAVYDHHRCAVNGDPKRLHRHGPSEAETYVHDLGYTRAQLDRARRGEYVDCHVWTYTDRSFPEIIAELRRLGLTGWAVESLLPVPENDIEFYVVLRRGLAPDLPAVPAIPDWVEHGLELREELARLREVVSDQKRRLGSQRKQLAGQRAEIDALRGSKRWKLATALAAPLDRWRDRGSDE; this comes from the coding sequence ATGTCGATTCCGACCCCGACCCCACGCGCGAGACGCGTCAACGAAATCTTCGACTTCTCCGCCGGCTGCGGACTGGAGATCGGCCCCCTGCACCAGCCGCTCATCCCGCGAGGCGCCGCGGAGGTCTCCTATCTGGACCTCTACGACCGCGACCGGCTCTACGAGTCGTACGCCGAGCACTCCAACGTGAACCACGACACCATCCCCGAGATCGACTATCCGATGTGGGACGGCACCAGGATGCGTACGCTCGACGAGGCTGCCAAGGAGGGCGCTCCGTTCGACTGGGCGCTGGCCAGCCACGTCGTCGAGCACGTGCCCGACCTGATCGGCTGGCTGGCGCAGGTCGAGGCCGTCACCGCTCCGGACGGCGCTCTCGTCCTGGTCGTCCCCGACCGGCGCTACACCTTCGACGCGCACCGCCCACCCACGACGATCGGGCAGATCCTGCAGGCGTACGAGGCCGGCGACACGACCCCGTCGGTGCGCGCGGTCTACGACCATCACCGTTGTGCGGTCAACGGCGATCCCAAGCGCCTCCACCGCCACGGGCCCAGCGAGGCGGAGACCTATGTCCACGACCTCGGCTACACCCGGGCTCAGCTCGACCGAGCGCGTCGGGGCGAGTACGTCGACTGCCACGTGTGGACCTACACCGACCGCTCGTTCCCCGAGATCATCGCCGAGCTGCGCCGCTTGGGGCTGACCGGCTGGGCGGTCGAGTCCCTCCTGCCCGTGCCGGAGAACGACATCGAGTTCTACGTCGTCCTGCGCCGCGGCCTCGCCCCCGACCTCCCCGCGGTGCCCGCCATCCCGGACTGGGTCGAGCACGGCCTGGAGCTGCGCGAGGAGCTCGCGCGGCTCCGTGAGGTCGTCTCGGACCAGAAACGGCGGCTCGGGTCGCAGCGCAAGCAGCTCGCCGGCCAGCGCGCCGAGATCGACGCCCTGCGGGGGTCGAAACGCTGGAAGCTGGCCACCGCGCTGGCCGCCCCGCTCGACAGGTGGCGCGATCGCGGCTCGGACGAGTGA
- a CDS encoding alpha/beta fold hydrolase, translated as MLTTLLDGRAFGEKHGKDAATVVALHGWARNRSDWGSTLEGLDALALDQPGFGATPAPETAWGSKQYAEWLAEILERLDRPVLVGHSFGGRVAVQLAATRPELVRAVILTGVPLFRPKTGGKPKLAYRIGRWLHSKGLIPEAKMEALREKYGSTDYRNAKGIIRDIFVKVVNESYADQLAAIPNDLPVRLIWGENDTAAPVWMPGEAMEILGDNATLEIVPGSAHLLDAGLVKSLRGAIDELRTN; from the coding sequence GTGTTGACGACCCTGCTGGATGGACGTGCCTTCGGTGAGAAGCACGGCAAGGATGCTGCCACCGTCGTGGCCCTGCACGGCTGGGCGCGCAACCGCAGCGACTGGGGTTCGACGCTCGAGGGCCTCGACGCGCTTGCGCTCGATCAGCCCGGATTCGGCGCGACCCCGGCTCCGGAGACGGCCTGGGGAAGCAAGCAGTACGCCGAGTGGCTCGCCGAGATCCTCGAGAGGCTCGACCGCCCGGTGCTCGTCGGCCACAGCTTCGGCGGCCGGGTGGCCGTCCAGCTCGCCGCGACTCGTCCTGAGCTCGTCCGCGCCGTCATCCTCACCGGGGTGCCGCTGTTCCGTCCGAAGACCGGCGGCAAACCCAAGCTCGCCTACCGGATCGGCCGCTGGCTCCACTCCAAGGGGCTGATCCCCGAGGCCAAGATGGAAGCGCTGCGGGAGAAGTACGGCTCGACCGACTACCGCAACGCCAAGGGAATCATCCGCGACATCTTCGTGAAGGTCGTCAACGAGTCCTACGCGGACCAGCTGGCGGCCATCCCGAACGACCTCCCGGTCCGTCTGATCTGGGGCGAGAACGACACCGCCGCTCCGGTCTGGATGCCCGGCGAGGCCATGGAGATCCTGGGGGACAACGCGACCCTCGAGATCGTCCCCGGCTCCGCACACCTGCTCGACGCGGGGCTGGTCAAGAGCCTTCGAGGCGCCATCGACGAACTTCGTACGAACTGA